In the Candidatus Dependentiae bacterium genome, one interval contains:
- a CDS encoding ABC transporter ATP-binding protein, giving the protein MENLNLQVKNIFKSFWSGEKELNVLNGINFEFQTGNTYAITGASGSGKSTLIHILGGLDLPTKGQIFWGQKNIFELNQKQKELFLNSNFGFVFQFHYLIKELSVIENIILPGLIAGKTKKESVQKAEFLLNKVGLEDKFDSYPTQLSGGQLQRVSILRAIFNEPKFLLADEPTGDLDAKNAQIITDLLLLCRKEFGMGLIICSHDKAVYERMDKILTLKDGILQ; this is encoded by the coding sequence GTGGAAAATTTAAATTTGCAGGTTAAAAATATATTTAAAAGTTTTTGGTCAGGAGAAAAAGAATTAAATGTATTGAATGGAATAAATTTTGAATTTCAAACAGGAAACACCTATGCAATAACCGGTGCTTCAGGTAGTGGAAAATCAACGCTGATACATATATTAGGCGGACTTGATTTGCCTACTAAAGGTCAAATTTTTTGGGGACAAAAAAATATTTTTGAGCTTAACCAGAAACAAAAAGAGCTTTTTTTAAATAGTAATTTTGGTTTTGTTTTTCAATTTCACTATCTAATAAAAGAGCTTTCTGTAATTGAAAATATAATTTTACCTGGATTAATTGCAGGTAAAACAAAAAAAGAATCTGTACAAAAAGCAGAATTCTTGTTAAATAAAGTTGGGCTTGAGGATAAATTTGATAGTTACCCAACGCAACTTTCCGGTGGTCAGCTGCAAAGAGTTTCTATTTTAAGAGCTATTTTTAATGAACCGAAATTTTTGCTTGCTGATGAGCCAACCGGTGACTTGGACGCGAAAAATGCTCAAATTATTACCGATCTTTTACTTTTGTGCCGAAAAGAATTTGGAATGGGATTAATTATTTGTTCCCATGATAAAGCTGTTTATGAAAGAATGGATAAAATTTTAACATTGAAAGATGGAATATTACAATGA
- the murJ gene encoding murein biosynthesis integral membrane protein MurJ has protein sequence MSFNLTKKAILKKTAQFGTLTFFSRIFGIIREMLVARILGVGAISDAFLTALKIPSFLRRIFAEGSLSAAFVPVFVRKVREKDEKQANGLMTLSFLFFEGIVLIMVALVAIYPRQVLYFAAPGFSQEQLKYAIPFLRILFPMIFFFSGSALLAGALNSVNHVFIPAFGPVVNNIIFIAFLFGALYFKFSVSTVCFGVLLSSLIVFLMHLYVYFKYNFKFSVPTDKSYAALKSVLSKFIPSLLGVSIIEINLFIDTAIASFLNAGSLSMLHYAGRFMNMPIGIFAVSFATILLPHFSRCASYAPKRLNFHILETTKIITWLLLPATIFLIFVSEEIFTILMFGNVTSLENALIAKWLLILYSIGIVFYALNKILVNVFYAMHDTVSPTIALVVATFINFGLNIVGMIYFGVFGIAASTTISGISLTLFYFYFLYRKYRFKFYFANYFNFLAKYILQISAIFIFSSILYKTFFYLLKNTNYYDFFRNGQGFWIITMSIALAAFVILYKTKKLFGIKIYYLSK, from the coding sequence ATGAGTTTTAATTTAACAAAAAAAGCTATTTTGAAAAAAACTGCACAGTTTGGAACATTAACTTTTTTTAGTCGAATTTTTGGAATTATTCGAGAAATGTTAGTTGCTCGTATTTTAGGTGTTGGTGCGATTTCAGATGCGTTTTTAACTGCATTAAAAATTCCAAGTTTTTTAAGACGAATTTTTGCTGAAGGATCTCTTTCTGCAGCATTTGTTCCGGTTTTTGTGCGAAAAGTTAGAGAAAAAGATGAAAAGCAAGCCAATGGTTTAATGACATTAAGCTTTTTATTTTTTGAGGGAATTGTACTTATAATGGTTGCGCTTGTTGCAATTTATCCAAGACAAGTATTATATTTTGCTGCACCGGGTTTTTCACAAGAGCAACTTAAGTATGCAATACCGTTTTTAAGAATTTTATTTCCTATGATTTTTTTCTTTTCAGGAAGTGCATTACTTGCCGGAGCTTTAAATTCCGTTAATCATGTATTTATTCCGGCGTTTGGTCCTGTAGTTAATAATATTATATTTATAGCATTTTTATTTGGTGCATTATATTTTAAATTTTCTGTATCAACCGTATGTTTTGGTGTTTTGTTATCATCTCTTATAGTTTTTTTAATGCACTTATATGTTTATTTTAAATATAATTTTAAATTTAGTGTCCCAACTGATAAATCTTATGCGGCTTTAAAATCGGTGCTGTCCAAATTTATTCCAAGTCTTTTAGGTGTAAGTATTATAGAAATTAATCTTTTTATCGATACGGCAATTGCATCGTTTTTAAATGCAGGAAGTCTTTCTATGCTTCATTATGCAGGAAGATTTATGAATATGCCGATTGGAATTTTTGCAGTTAGTTTTGCAACAATTTTGTTGCCACATTTTTCAAGATGTGCTTCTTATGCGCCAAAAAGATTAAATTTTCATATTTTAGAGACAACAAAAATTATTACTTGGCTTTTGTTACCTGCAACAATTTTTTTAATATTCGTATCTGAAGAAATTTTTACAATTTTAATGTTTGGCAATGTTACATCTTTAGAAAATGCCTTAATAGCAAAATGGTTGCTTATACTTTATTCAATAGGAATAGTTTTTTATGCACTAAATAAAATATTGGTTAATGTTTTTTATGCTATGCATGATACTGTTAGTCCAACAATTGCGCTTGTGGTTGCAACTTTTATCAACTTTGGATTAAATATTGTTGGCATGATTTATTTTGGTGTATTTGGTATTGCGGCATCTACAACGATTTCCGGTATATCTTTAACTTTATTTTATTTTTATTTTTTATATAGAAAATATAGATTTAAATTTTATTTCGCCAATTATTTTAATTTTTTAGCTAAATATATTTTGCAAATTTCTGCGATATTTATATTCAGTTCGATTTTATATAAAACATTTTTTTATTTATTAAAAAATACAAATTATTATGATTTTTTTAGAAATGGACAGGGGTTTTGGATAATTACAATGTCCATAGCATTAGCCGCATTTGTAATACTTTATAAAACTAAAAAATTATTTGGAATAAAAATTTACTATTTATCTAAGTAA